The Ornithodoros turicata isolate Travis chromosome 7, ASM3712646v1, whole genome shotgun sequence genome includes a region encoding these proteins:
- the LOC135401276 gene encoding UPF0415 protein C7orf25 homolog, which produces MDIEEAKQKVLDKINDAEEILRRCDTIASCQGRSKLRRKIQAEIKFLRSLYKSSDRIKEEHLRCTNLAYLSAVVTCSLSSAGFVDVLKPFAFPEGYVDQSGRYSERVIVDVVAGHGSIWYKVVARNPRALLVSSMGDGEYGRKTILDQLQEMTECSKHHPHLYHAPHIKLWSTLPVCDSLRSIVEGVGAEIIDTENASGTEANPVPPSDAQEEHGSSSAPDQAFSLHINNIPENATLNLDVSTMIAYVSGLTNGRCHFKFQENILTEQAESERRSPVKPILDALFGGAERKLVCCQTAYDEFVKITGTLAGPGEMAATKKLLERVQVVPDEPSECVITLPRCGKVKGRSRVIFGTGVTLRAITVTANGGFLRAAHAKGIDFPAFVHESRALTEAKEKTAMRL; this is translated from the exons ATGGACATTGAAGAAGCTAAGCAAAAAGTTCTTGACAAGATAAACGATGCCGAAGAGATATTACGACGTTGCGACACTATTGCATCCTGTCAGGGAAGAAGCAAGCTTCGAAGGAAAATCCAGGCCGAGATTAAATTTCTTCGAAGcctgtacaaatcttctgaccGCATCAAAGAGGAACACCTTCGCTGCACGAATTTAGCGTACCTCTCAGCTGTGGTCACATGCTCACTGTCTTCTGCAGGGTTTGTGGACGTCCTAAAGCCGTTTGCTTTCCCTGAG GGATATGTGGACCAGTCTGGACGGTATTCAGAGCGGGTTATTGTGGATGTAGTCGCTGGACACGGAAGCATCTGGTACAAGGTGGTGGCTCGCAACCCGAGAGCTCTTCTAGTTTCTTCTATGGGCGATGGAGAGTATGGCAGGAAGACTATCTTAGACCAGTTGCAAGAAATGACGGAGTGCTCCAAGCACCATCCGCATCTCTACCACGCACCACACATTAAGTTGTGGTCCACCTTGCCTGTTTGTGACTCCCTGCGATCCATTGTGGAGGGCGTCGGAGCCGAA ATTATCGACACTGAAAATGCTTCCGGGACAGAAGCCAATCCCGTTCCCCCTTCAGATGCACAAGAGGAACATGGCAGCAGCAGTGCACCAGACCAAGCATTTTCGCTCCACATCAACAACATTCCTGAAAATGCCACTCTCAACCTGGACGTATCGACTATGATAGCCTATGTGTCGGGCCTTACTAACGGCAGATGTCACTTCAAATTCCAAGAGAACATCTTAACCGAGCAAGCAGAGAGTGAACGCCGGAGCCCCGTGAAGCCAATCCTGGATGCACTGTTCGGAGGAGCAGAACGCAAACTAGTCTGCTGCCAGACGGCATACGACGAGTTCGTCAAGATTACCGGCACGTTGGCTGGTCCGGGTGAAATGGCGGCAACCAAGAAACTTTTGGAGCGTGTCCAAGTGGTGCCGGACGAACCTTCGGAGTGTGTTATCACATTGCCGCGGTGCGGGAAGGTGAAGGGAAGGTCGAGGGTCATCTTTGGAACGGGGGTTACGCTGAGGGCAATCACCGTTACTGCTAATGGAGGATTTCTAAGAGCTGCGCACGCTAAAGGAATAGACTTTCCGGCGTTTGTACACGAGTCTCGAGCACTCACcgaagcgaaagaaaagacTGCAATGCGTTTGTAG
- the LOC135401279 gene encoding protein YIPF4-like: MEINISKGNGDNGQSSESSSTTSSGYVQISMEGEEANGNGFGGDSPAHIVSSPSRSAKEMEDFVFMSTSSSSSDYQHLTGSLDSGSSAKKVEVSSALWGVTGTSFLQQKGFGWLMEVDTSDDEDKAPLLEELDVDLKDIYYKVRCVLFPFPFMGYQRHIVRDSPDFWGPLLVIVLFSLVSLYGQLSVVSWIVTMWILGSLVIFLLARVLGGEVNYSQCLGVIGYSVLPLVVTATALPLVSSLHYIGLLMKLLGVVWATYSAGSLLCVQELQNKRPLLLYPVFLLYVYFFSLYSGV; the protein is encoded by the exons ATGGAGATCAACATAAGCAAAGGAAACGGCGACAATGGTCAGAGTTCGGAATCCAGTTCCACAACCTCGAGTGGCTATGTTCAGATATCAATGGAAGGCGAAGAAGCGAACGGCAACGGGTTCGGCGGGGACTCGCCTGCACACATCGTCAGTTCTCCATCACGCAGTGCGAAGGAGATGGAAGACTTTGTGTTCATGTCAACGTCATCCAGCAGTTCTG ACTACCAGCACTTGACAGGATCCTTGGACAGTGGTTCTTCAGCCAAGAAAGTTGAGGTCAGCAGTGCCTTATGGGGTGTCACAGGGACATCTTTCCTCCAACAGAAGGGTTTTGGATGGCTAATGGAAGTAGACACATCAGATGACGAAGACAAAGCCCCTCTATT GGAGGAACTGGATGTGGACCTGAAAGACATCTACTACAAGGTGCGATGCGTACTGTTTCCGTTTCCCTTCATGGGCTACCAGCGTCACATTGTACGAGACAGCCCGGACTTTTGGGGACCACTCCTGGTCATTGTACTCTTTTCACTGGTATCCCTCTATGGGCAGCTGAGC GTTGTTTCCTGGATTGTGACTATGTGGATCTTGGGCTCCTTAGTCATCTTTCTGCTTGCCAGGGTACTCGGTGGCGAG GTAAATTACTCCCAGTGTCTCGGTGTAATTGGCTATTCTGTTCTACCATTGGTCGTCACAGCTACAGCATTGCCTTTGGTCAGTTCGTTGCATTATATAGGACTGCTGATGAAA CTTCTAGGTGTTGTGTGGGCCACATACAGCGCTGGATCATTACTGTGTGTGCAAGAACTGCAAAACAAGCGACCACTGTTGTTGTATCCAGTGTTTCTGCTCTATGTCTACTTCTTCTCATTGTACTCTGGAGTATAA
- the LOC135401275 gene encoding selenoprotein N-like, whose product MSPLLIVNYGTGSRMLMCTLLCVFILFMSISYYTTVIIAGQTVFVIGDNIWKLVQPEGHSFALRTLLEILHLGTCEISEEIGSRENVTLHAQFKGIDYSSLSRDITEAPLDPSGSFRSLYKWMQPAVKEKAFPLNAFRFFMPTSSPILGYTWWLIGPGTPEQLDNFRYEPSTSSSKAENFFHNLLSMFHSSVFLLTRAQPRGTVVIVSGIGNGTLDIRFRMHAEFQLSDPPQLPFWFTPSQFSGRVVLADDGKMLKYFHMNVPANRRHNVDLEWLTRHGRDNGESMEVDIGLVPEMLLYFVGNEEISDDIWDQKLDAHHAQQLLDQALYRFLEVPYYNISTALRKASVTKKLLHVIVSWGSLDDQSCUGSGRTLRDGPLAGRRVLDLLHKHFVSSWSLQLDMMDSNNKESIEEALVAACRKGYRFPVQIFTFLPNATLLKTLNVNDLLDIGIIDESEFYGFSDPLEMRYYRFLEDSVREAAHKYKVTTTTV is encoded by the exons ATGTCTCCGCTGTTGATTGTCAATTACGGCACTGGAAGTCGCATGTTAATGTGTACACTTCTATGTGTATTCATTTTATTTATGTCGATATCTTACTACACCACCGTGATCATAGCAGGTCAAACAGTTTTTGTTATTGGAGACAACATTTGGAAGCTGGTCCAGCCCGAAGGACATTCATTTGCTTTGCGTACGCTTCTTGAAATTCTTCACTTGGGAACATGTGAAATATCCGAG GAAATAGGTTCAAGAGAAAATGTTACTCTTCACGCACAGTTCAAAGGAATTGACTACAGTTCTTTGTCAAGAGACATAACAGAGGCGCCTTTG GACCCTTCAGGGAGTTTTCGCAGCTTATACAAATGGATGCAACCTGCAGTCAAAGAAAAGGCCTTCCCGCTGAACGCGTTTAGGTTCTTCATGCCAACCTCAAGCCCTATCCTCGGGTATACATGGTGGCTTATTGGCCCAGGAACACCTGAGCAATTGGACAACTTCCGCTATGAACCATCAACATCATCCTCAAAAGCAGAAAATTTTTTTCATAACCTCTTGTCCATGTTCCACTCAAGTGTATTCCTTCTCACAAGGGCACAACCAAGAGGAACGGTTGTGATCGTCTCAGGAATAGGAAATGGAACTCTCGATATTCGCTTCAG GATGCATGCAGAATTTCAGCTGAGCGACCCTCCCCAGCTTCCGTTTTGGTTTACTCCGAGCCAGTTCAGTGGACGTGTTGTTCTTGCAGACGATGGCAAGATGTTAAAATATTTTCACATGAACGTTCCTGCTAACAGACGACATAATGTTG ATCTAGAATGGCTGACCAGACATGGCAGAGATAATGGCGAAAGCATGGAAGTGGACATAGGATTAGTTCCTGAAATGTTGTTATACTTCGTTGGTAACGAGGAAATATCGGATGATATATGGGACCAGAAGTTAGATGCCCACCATGCTCAACAACTTCTGGATCAGGCCTTGTATCGTTTCTTAGAG GTGCCTTATTATAACATTAGTACAGCCCTACGAAAAGCATCAGTCACAAAGAAGCTGCTCCACGTCATTGTCTCCTGGGGATCCTTGGATGACCAGTCCTGTTGAGGAAGTGGCAGGACTCTACGTGATGGACCACTTGCAGGCCGTAGAGTTCTGGACTTGTTGCACAAGCATTTTGTTAGCTCCTGGAGCTTACAGCTTGATATGATG GACAGCAATAATAAAGAAAGCATAGAAGAAGCCCTCGTGGCAGCATGCCGTAAGGGCTATAGATTTCCGGTACAAATTTTCACTTTCCTTCCAAATGCAACTTTGCTGAAGACCCTCAACGTGAACGACCTTCTTGATATTGGCATCATAGACGAATCCGAGTTCTATGG ATTCAGCGATCCCCTCGAAATGAGGTATTACCGTTTCCTGGAAGACTCTGTTAGAGAGGCAGCACACAAGTACaaagttacaacaacaacagtgtaA
- the LOC135401278 gene encoding zinc finger protein-like 1 has product MGLCKCPKKRVTNQFCYEHRVNVCEHCMVSQHPTCIVQSYLQWLQDSDYDPVCQLCRKELCNATCARLLCYHVYHWSCLNEHCQQMPPNTAPAGYGCPTCGTAIIPASNVASPVADALRTMLETVTWSGTKAETDSGMTARPEQSFENLKAKIPTPKGSPRKSVSQTAVSQWATHSPSASDTSPLLPPGNHVSSNAAMGDGENNVNYSTAAVTSARKAFTATQSSFVSAPKDHDEDKYKRRSGVELLTRWLKSHSVLGGSRRRDPSAFYKRWTILTILIMVALFTLIYFMLQWGRASADSDPLLDPHYNPDIHVADEIRVRNMDVADAGIGAKN; this is encoded by the exons ATGGGATTGTGCAAATGTCCCAAGAAAAGAGTGACGAACCAGTTCTGCTACGAACATCGCGTGAATGTATGCGAACATTGCATGGTGTCACAGCACCCTACG tgcATCGTTCAAAGCTATCTCCAATGGCTGCAAGACAGCGACTACGATCCAGTTTGTCAGTTGTGTCGAAAAGAGCTCTGCAATGCAACCTGTGCAAGGCTGCTGTGCTACC ATGTTTATCACTGGAGCTGCCTAAACGAGCACTGCCAGCAAATGCCACCCAATACAGCACCAGCTGGATATGGATGTCCAACCTGTGGCACCGCAATAATCCCAGCAAGCAATGTTGCATCACCAGTTGCTGATGCTTTGCGTACAATGCTGGAAACGGTCACCTGGTCTGGAACGAAGGCTGAAACAGACTCTGGGATGACTGCACGCCCT GAGCAAAGCTTTGAGAACCTAAAGGCTAAAATACCAACCCCCAAGGGCAGTCCTCGTAAATCCGTCTCACAGACGGCAGTATCTCAATGGGCAACACATTCCCCTTCGGCATCAGACACATCCCCTCTGCTGCCACCAGGCAATCACGTTTCTTCCAATGCCGCCATGGGTGATGGTGAAAACAATGTTAACTACAGCACAGCAGCTG TTACATCAGCCAGGAAGGCCTTCACAGCCACACAGAGTAGCTTTGTATCTGCTCCTAAGGACCATGATGAAGACAAATACAAGAGGAGGTCAGGGGTTGAACTGCTGACACGCTGGCTCAA GTCCCATTCCGTGCTTGGTGGCTCTCGGAGACGAGACCCTTCTGCATTTTACAAGCGCTGGACCATTCTGACGATTCTCATCATGGTTGCACTGTTCACCCTGATCTACTTTATGCTTCAGTGGGGACGAGCATCTGCAGACAGTGATCCCCTTCTCGATCCCCACTACAACCCGGACATTCACGTTGCGGATGAAATTCGCGTAAGGAACATGGACGTTGCTGATGCTGGAATTGGTGCAAAGAACTAG
- the LOC135400614 gene encoding globin-like, producing MGNAESANSALLPGSLTASEKAAVKDTWQIFLANSTENSVAVFIELFTQFPKYKELFKDFANVPTEELAKSTKLQAHALAVAYMITAQIESLDNPELSAALVQKNARSHLRRKGVTPAHFENLKKVILECMQKLLGPKLTPDAASGWNKVLTSLVRITTEVFEVDAREKQL from the coding sequence ATGGGCAATGCGGAGAGTGCCAATTCCGCACTGCTTCCTGGAAGTCTCACAGCAAGCGAGAAAGCCGCAGTTAAGGATACCTGGCAAATCTTCCTTGCCAACAGCACCGAGAACAGCGTTGCCGTCTTCATAGAGCTCTTCACCCAATTCCCAAAGTACAAGGAACTCTTCAAGGATTTCGCCAATGTCCCTACGGAAGAACTCGCCAAGAGCACGAAACTCCAAGCGCATGCTCTAGCCGTGGCTTACATGATCACTGCACAGATTGAAAGCTTAGACAATCCGGAACTCTCTGCGGCCCTCGTGCAAAAGAACGCCAGGAGTCACTTGAGACGAAAGGGTGTCACACCGGCACACTTTGAAAACCTAAAAAAGGTCATACTCGAGTGTATGCAAAAGCTTCTGGGTCCCAAGCTGACTCCTGACGCAGCTAGTGGATGGAACAAGGTGCTGACATCGCTGGTGAGAATTACGACAGAGGTGTTTGAAGTGGACGCAAGAGAGAAACAGCTTTGA
- the LOC135399942 gene encoding putative E3 ubiquitin-protein ligase UBR7: MADSSEAKSVPPTAPEVLDENSLTLQDILDEEEELEEDANAVLGGSDDKNCTYAQGYVNRQALYACITCVPPNAEPAGVCLACSYACHEGHELYELYTKRNFRCDCGNSHFPSSNQCRLFPVKDSINEKNNYNHNFHGRYCTCGRPYPDPEDDVNDEMLQCIMCEDWYHGRHLGDRVPDNRDYSEMICLCCMGKHSFLWKYYKNAIRIDKKGEDGSANISLDVTNSQCSKPADIYEKAQKDAASISNGDTKDGLSCTNGEKNDRKEALLHSAAKQETVASECLYMQLPAVNEDKLTSRSTFWPSGWRSTLCRCSSCVAMYKEQQCSYLLEDDDTVQAYEERGKEKRGEMPQGDPLMSALGTLGRVQQIEAIHGYNNLKTELTDFLKKFADTRKVVREEDVREFFGQMQARKRQRVSTVPHFCR; the protein is encoded by the exons ATGGCGGACAGCAGCGAAGCAAAGTCTGTTCCTCCGACTGCTCCGGAGGTTTTGGATGAGAATAGTTTAACCCTTCAAGATATATTGGATGAAGAAGAAGAGCTCGAAGAAGATGCCAATGCAGTCCTCGGAGGAAGTGATGACAAAAATTGCACGTACGCACAG GGTTATGTGAACCGCCAGGCACTATATGCATGCATCACATGTGTGCCTCCAAATGCAGAACCTGCAGGAGTTTGTCTCGCCTGTAGTTATGCATGCCATGAGGGTCATGAGCTCTACGAGCTCTACACAAAAAG GAATTTTCGGTGCGACTGTGGAAATAGTCACTTTCCGAGTAGCAACCAGTGTCGTCTCTTTCCA GTAAAAGACAGCATCAATGAAAAGAATAACTACAACCACAATTTCCATGGGCGATACTGCACGTGCGGTCGTCCCTATCCAGACCCAGAGGATGAC GTAAACGATGAGATGTTACAGTGCATAATGTGTGAAGACTGGTACCATGGAAGG CATTTGGGTGATAGGGTACCGGACAACCGAGACTACAGTGAGATGATCTGCCTTTGCTGTATGGGGAAGCATTCATTTTTATGGAAATATTACAAGAATG CGATCCGCATTGACAAAAAAGGCGAAGACGGTTCTGCAAACATAAGTCTTGATGTCACAAATAGTCAGTGCTCTAAACCTGCTGACATATATGAGAAGGCACAGAAAGATGCAGCATCCATCTCAAATG GGGACACGAAAGATGGACTGTCATGTACCAATGGAGAAAAGAACGATCGTAAAGAAGCACTGTTGCACAGTGCAGCGAAACAGGAAACTGTGGCGAGCGAATGCCTGTACATGCAGCTGCCTGCAGTGAACGAAGATAAGTTAACCAGCAGGAGTACGTTCTGGCCCTCTGGTTGGCGCTCAACTCTTTGCCGTTGTTCAAGCTGCGTG GCCATGTACAAAGAGCAGCAGTGTAGTTATCTTCTTGAGGACGATGACACTGTACAAGCGTACGAGGAAAGAGGGAAAGAGAAAAGGGGAGAGATGCCCCAAGGTGACCCCCTCATGTCTGCTCTGGGGACCTTGGGGAGGGTGCAGCAAATTGAGGCCATTCATG GCTACAATAATCTCAAGACAGAACTGACAGACTTTCTGAAGAAATTTGCAGATACTCGAAAG GTGGTGCGGGAGGAGGACGTGAGGGAGTTCTTTGGACAGATGCAGGCGAGGAAGAGACAGCGGGTATCGACGGTTCCTCACTTCTGCCGGTAG